The Puntigrus tetrazona isolate hp1 chromosome 19, ASM1883169v1, whole genome shotgun sequence genome has a segment encoding these proteins:
- the mrpl9 gene encoding 39S ribosomal protein L9, mitochondrial, with product MWAVASSRFVLQSCWNLTNLKSSLSRIQNLSQTACKNTVIVERCWKVPLSKEGKPPRLHPRRHRIYRLVEDTKHQPQDKMELILTQTVPKLGGRGDTVFVKKTVGRNKLLPQGLAVYPSPENKDMFAEEIRLLREGRPEDRVQTRTGQLTVKFLKKARLEVPIHTSIQYSLTKEIVCRQFLRRLGVVVPTHALTLPEEPITGPGEYWCDVTVNGVDTARVSMSVVPFMSSSQRLLMKRQQEQSDSE from the exons ATGTGGGCGGTCGCATCATCGAGGTTTGTCCTTCAAAGCTGCTGGAATCTTACAAATCTAAAATCTTCCCTGAGTCGTATACAGAATCTGTCACAAACAGCATGCAAG aatacaGTTATTGTTGAACGCTGTTGGAAAGTTCCCTTATCAAAAGAGGGAAAACCACCCAGACTACATCCCCGAAGACACAGAATATACCGCTTGGTTGAGGACACAAAACACCAACCCCAGGACAAAATGGAGCTCATCCTCACTCAGACAGTGCCAA agcTTGGTGGACGAGGCGACACCGTTTTCGTAAAAAAAACAGTGGGCCGCAACAAACTGCTACCCCAAGGTCTGGCTGTCTATCCGTCACcagaaaataaagacatgtTTGCAGAAGAAATAAGG CTACTTCGTGAGGGGCGACCTGAGGACAGAGTCCAAACACGCACAGGACAGCTA ACAGTGAAGTTCTTGAAGAAAGCTCGGCTTGAAGTTCCCATTCACACTTCAATTCAGTACTCGCTCACCAAAGAGATCGTTTGCAGACAGTTTCTTAGACGg CTCGGTGTGGTCGTGCCGACACATGCCTTAACTCTCCCAGAAGAACCGATCACAGGGCCTGGAGAGTACTGGTGTGATGTTACA GTGAACGGAGTGGACACAGCCAGGGTGTCCATGTCTGTGGTGCCCTTTATGAGTTCCAGTCAGCGGCTGCTGATGAAGAGACAGCAAGAGCAGTCGGATTCAGAATAG
- the lix1l gene encoding LIX1-like protein: protein MESLRHQRLQPGIGYGANATGTLRSLRPGVTGTLSSAQGSHVSVSASPGPPPPPPPLQLHSLGSGIMGSGFGSMDMSAGLGLSNPSNPAVLREAVDAVVRSFAKHTQGYGRVNVVEALQEFWQMKQSRGADLRNGALVVYEMVPSNNPPYVCYVSLPGGSCFGSFQFCPTKAEARRSAAKIALMNSVFNEHPSRRITDEFIEKSVCEALASFNGNREEADNPSTGIGAFRFMLESNKGKSMLEFQELMTVFQLLHWNGSLKAMRERQCSRQEVLAHYSHRALDDDMRTQMAADWVSREHVLSGTINREMAATERELEEARLAGRELRFYKEKKDILLMAVGQLGGSNTTTLPCTC, encoded by the exons ATGGAGTCTCTTCGCCATCAGCGCTTGCAGCCCGGTATCGGATACGGAGCGAACGCGACCGGGACTCTCCGCTCCCTGCGGCCCGGTGTAACCGGCACTCTTTCCTCGGCTCAGGGCTCCCACGTCTCGGTGTCTGCCTCCCCGGGGCCGCCGCCGCCACCGCCGCCCCTCCAGCTCCACAGCCTCGGGTCCGGTATCATGGGCAGCGGGTTCGGTTCGATGGACATGTCGGCGGGTCTGGGTCTGTCCAATCCGAGCAACCCGGCGGTGCTGAGAGAGGCGGTGGACGCGGTGGTCCGGAGCTTTGCCAAACACACGCAAGGATACGGCAGGG TGAATGTGGTGGAGGCCTTGCAGGAGTTCTGGCAGATGAAGCAGTCACGAGGTGCCGACCTGAGGAACGGGGCTCTTGTCGTCTATGAGATGGTCCCATCCAATAACCCCCCTTACGTCTGCTACGTCAGTCTCCCCGGGGGAAGCTGCTTTGGGAGTTTTCAG TTCTGCCCGACCAAAGCCGAAGCGAGACGGAGCGCGGCCAAAATTGCCCTAATGAATTCTGTTTTCAATGAGCATCCATCTCGACGCATCACAGATGAGTTCATAGAGAAGAGCGTGTGTGAGGCTCTAGCCTCTTTTAAC gGAAACAGAGAAGAAGCTGATAACCCTAGTACAGGCATCGGTGCTTTTCGGTTCATGTTAGAGTCTAATAAGGGGAAATCTATGCTAGAGTTTCAA GAACTGATGACAGTTTTCCAGCTTCTCCATTGGAATGGTAGCCTGAAAGCCATGAGAGAAAGGCAATGCTCTCGTCAG GAAGTGCTTGCTCATTACTCCCACCGAGCGCTAGATGATGACATGCGTACACAAATGGCCGCCGACTGGGTGAGTCGAGAACACGTTTTATCCGGTACCATCAATCGAGAGATGGCCGCCACCGAGCGCGAGCTGGAAGAGGCCCGTCTGGCAGGACGAGAGCTGCgcttttataaagaaaagaaagacattCTGCTAATGGCAGTCGGGCAGCTAGGTGGGTCAAACACTACAACCCTGCCCTGCACGTGCTGA